One region of Armigeres subalbatus isolate Guangzhou_Male chromosome 3, GZ_Asu_2, whole genome shotgun sequence genomic DNA includes:
- the LOC134222135 gene encoding uncharacterized protein LOC134222135 translates to MSGLKLIRSYLGDSSDGSEQSSDEEDFRGFSENTCNETRGVLLCYDQEKRKNFRSFFASLPLDNSGDIVSRADISSKADDGKVSTKQSIDHGCEEKASDFHFIVANEDEKDDPGNDGNNYDDVTSNESLFSMSADNSDGSFFGNLPEKSRSQRKRTKKEARKRDIAKRRRLSHATILEHCGCSKECSNLVSKDDRIDINNSFWSLDAAGQKHFIRERVIRKAVKRRSRNAFSEENLRKRHSYEFHIRAVASDEVPKVCRKFFLNTFGYGEHCGNIIYRMVEDADDDEEARPRSLKRGKYERSTEKYTSVKTHINKYNPCISHYRREHAPNRLYLPSDLSVRKMYKHYKETHETEMKELELKFFEPGHTFMAADSFHAAVEGSMRKDPPITYEDFRTVVANAKSNVEVLDMQPEDFFSNFLNVSQYALNKIKPRPYIDNIRYIAVKKGSLNLHYSESVSGKDLKSCKIFTAKQERLVSDADFDLENQLKRKREPRGIDANRKADLLKVILPLIEEDKKAYWSPGEGGSSDTDANQPSAKVSPAIPGEQGVRFTGALTTRNWLYFIANYSV, encoded by the exons ATGTCAGGTTTGAAGTTAATTAGAAGTTATTTGGGTGATTCATCTGACGGAAGTGAACAAAGTTCTGATGAAGAGGATTTTCGTGGATTTAGTGAGAACACATGTAATGAAACGCGTGGAGTGCTTCTGTGCTATGaccaagaaaaaaggaaaaacttcCGGTCCTTCTTCGCTTCCTTGCCGCTTGATAATTCTGGTGATATTGTATCGAGAGCAGATATATCCTCGAAGGCGGATGACGGTAAAGTGTCGACGAAGCAAAGTATAGACCATGGCTGTGAAGAAAAGGCGTCTGATTTCCATTTTATAGTTGCGAATGAAGATGAGAAAGATGATCCTGGAAACGATGGAAATAACTATGACGATGTAACATCTAATGAAAGCCTGTTTTCCATGAGTGCAGACAACTCTGATGGCAGTTTTTTTGGTAACCTGCCGGAGAAATCTAGATCGCAGCGAAAAAGGACGAAGAAAGAAGCACGGAAGCGAGACATAGCGAAACGGCGGCGGCTTTCACATGCCACAATACTTGAGCATTGCGGCTGCAGCAAGGAATGTAGCAATTTGGTTTCAAAGGATGACAGGATCGATATCAATAATAGCTTTTGGTCCCTCGATGCAGCAGGTCAGAAGCATTTTATACGGGAAAGGGTTATACGTAAAGCCGTAAAAAGACGCAGTCGAAATGCTTTCTCCGAGGAAAATCTGCGGAAGCGTCACTCGTATGAGTTCCATATTCGGGCGGTGGCAAGTGATGAAGTGCCGAAAGTttgccggaagttcttcctcaACACGTTCGGATACGGGGAACATTGTGG AAATATTATCTATCGTATGGTTGAAGATGCTGACGATGATGAAGAAGCTAGACCAAGATCCCTCAAGCGGGGAAAGTATGAGCGAAGCACCGAAAAATATACTTCTGTCAAAACCCATATCAACAAGTACAATCCGTGCATTTCGCATTATCGTCGTGAACATGCACCCAACCGATTATACTTGCCATCTGACTTGTCTGTTAGGAAAATGTACAAGCATTACAAAGAAACCCACGAGACAGAA ATGAAAGAATTGGAGCTAAAGTTTTTTGAACCTGGCCATACTTTTATGGCTGCAGACAGCTTCCATGCTGCTGTAGAAGGATCAATGCGGAAAGACCCTCCAATAACCTATGAAGACTTTCGAACCGTGGTCGCAAACGCGAAGTCGAACGTAGAGGTCCTAGATATGCAGCCAGAGGATTTCTTCTCAAATTTTCTGAACGTTTCTCAGTACGCCCTGAATAAAATTAAACCTCGCCCGTATATCGACAATATCAGATATATTGCCGTTAAAAAAGGTTCATTGAATTTACACTACAGTGAATCAGTGAGCGGAAAAGATTTGAAGAgctgtaaaatttttaccgcTAAGCAAGAGCGACTGGTTTCGGATGCTGATTTCGACCTAGAAAATCAACTGAAGAGAAAAAGAGAACCTCGAGGTATTGACGCTAACAGGAAAGCTGATTTGTTGAAAGTTATTTTGCCACTAATCGAGGAAGACAAGAAAGCGTATTGG AGCCCCGGCGAAGGAGGTTCTTCCGATACCGACGCCAACCAGCCGAgtgccaaggtcagtccagcgaTTCCGGGGGAGCAGGGCGTCCGGTTCACTGGTGCCCTGACGACCCGTAACTGGTTGTATTTCATCGCGAACTACTCGgtctag